One window from the genome of Hydractinia symbiolongicarpus strain clone_291-10 chromosome 1, HSymV2.1, whole genome shotgun sequence encodes:
- the LOC130639126 gene encoding uncharacterized protein LOC130639126, which translates to MLGVKKMSRTMTNRRIFRTLARDNCGESMEPGEEEIMYFGYKPNDLKKEGPAISCASLKLANVSCTDSKKDEFYHWITFLFVYRDFKGFGYGKQFVEYLDVEAMNLIRRPVRTESAYKAVGFFEKCGFKKIAEPRECVAGSSLFRFLYLMEKKPRVIEVECWDSD; encoded by the exons ATGCTTGGAGTAAAAAAGATGTCTCGGACTATGACTAATAGACGTATATTTCGAACACTGGCACGTGACAATTGTGGAGAGTCAATGGAACCTGGTGAAGAAGAGATTATGTATTTTGGATATAAACCGAACGATCTGAAAAAGGAAG GTCCAGCAATATCATGCGCCAGTTTAAAACTTGCTAATGTCAGCTGTACAGATAGTAAGAAAGATGAATTTTATCATTggataacatttttatttgtatatcgCGATTTCAAAGGTTTCGGATATGGGAAGCAATTTGTCGAATATTTAGATGTTGAAGCCATGAACCTCATTCGCCGCCCCGTCAGAACGGAATCAGCTTATAAAGCTGTCGGGTTTTTTGAGAAATGTGGTTTTAAGAAAATTGCCGAACCCCGCGAGTGCGTTGCTGGTAGTAGTTTGTTCCGTTTTTTATACCTGATGGAAAAAAAGCCACGTGTTATAGAAGTGGAATGTTGGGACAGTGATTGA
- the LOC130639168 gene encoding uncharacterized protein LOC130639168, whose protein sequence is MDYKFLLCFVFVIGVVFADADYNPSYQGINNNPGPNYNRDYPGYKIPEYAGPNFNRDQGYKMADYAGNQPGQRFNEFDTDDEAELNLADYARDPRPRPGFLRRREPGRRRFGKK, encoded by the exons ATGGACTACAAGTTTTTGCTTTGCTTTGTCTTCGTGATAGGTGTGGTGTTTGCAG acGCAGATTACAATCCCAGTTACCAGGGAATAAATAATAACCCAG GACCAAACTACAATCGCGATTATCCGGGATACAAAATACCGGAGTATGcag gACCAAACTTCAATCGCGATCAGGGATACAAAATGGCGGATTATGCAG GAAATCAACCTGGTCAACGCTTTAACGAGTTCGACACTGATGACGAAGCAG AATTGAATTTGGCGGATTATGCACGTGATCCTCGACCAAGACCTGGCT TTTTGCGTCGTCGAGAACCAGGACGAAGAAGATTTGGGAAGAAGTAA
- the LOC130639057 gene encoding alpha- and gamma-adaptin-binding protein p34-like gives MTEMYDDVQCLVVCSKNLVAIDELIKAASNNDVQTSEALQKEPLSTKWIITNKYFTADVKTFICTIEQFLKHDAKAFKSLEALVVVFELLDNSTFLQVQHLVSNISLENVEVRLLLNIEEEKSSEKLKDELFSWTIKNNFELVEKVSDDVEQDDGFEEKFGVDRILEALNSHVWSNHVRKDEQLLTACTAAGYEKEEKTVQIFNEASSFEKMFEKFEEMKEKARSLEGEARKEYAEQVTLAFMEALGISDDEEDEAKPI, from the exons atgacagaaatgtatgaCGATGTGCAGTGCTTGGTGGTGTGTTCAAAAAATCTGGTAGCCATAGACGAGCTTATTAAAg ctgCTTCTAATAATGATGTTCAAACTTCTGAAGCTCTCCAAAAAGAACCTTTGTCAACAAAGTGGATAAtcacaaacaaatattttacagCAGATGTCAAAACATTTATATGCACAATTGAACAATTTTTGAAACACGATGCAAAGGCTTTCAAGTCATTGGAGGCCCTGGTTGTTGTTTTTGAGTTATTAGATAATAG CACTTTTCTTCAAGTACAGCACCTCGTATCCAATATTTCCCTGGAAAACGTTGAAGTTCGTCTTTTGTTGAACATTGAGGAAGAAAAAAGTTCTG aaaaactaaaaGATGAATTATTCTCATGgacgataaaaaataattttgaacttGTCGAGAAAGTTTCCGATGATGTTGAACAAGATGATG GGTTTGAAGAAAAGTTTGGTGTTGATCGAATTCTTGAAGCTTTAAATTCACATGTCTGGAGTAACCATGTCAGAAAAG ATGAACAACTGCTGACCGCTTGTACTGCTGCTGGGTATGAGAAAGAGGAAAAAACAGTGCAAATTTTTAACGAAGCATCATCGTTTGAAAAAATGTTCGAGAAATTTGAAGAAATGAAAG AAAAAGCAAGAAGTTTGGAAGGAGAGGCACGTAAGGAATACGCAGAACAAGTGACATTAGCATTTATGGAAGCACTTGGTATATCTGACGATGAAGAAGATGAAGCAAAACCAATATAA